Below is a genomic region from Isosphaeraceae bacterium EP7.
GTCGGGCGCTCGACGCGCCGACCCGGCCGGCCGCTCTCGTCAACGGCCGGATCCTCCTCGATGCCTGCCGCTATTACGAGTTCCGAGTGACCTCGCTCGATGACGCCGAGGAACGCACCACGATCGGGGCGGAAACCGTCGAATCGGGCCGCCTCCGGGACCCCTTCGGCCTGAACCGAGCCAAGCATGCCGTCGTCGAGGCCGCGATTCTCGCCACCCGCATCAGGATCCTGCCCCTCGACACGATCCTCGCCGATCTCGATCGGCTTGCTCCCCTGGTGGACAAGACCGGGGGCCCTGCCGAGTTGGCCGCGTTCCGCCTCCTCCGCGATCACATCCTGTCGGCCGCCCAAGCATCACCGGGGCAGGGGGGGGCTCCTCGATCATGACCGGCTTCAGAATCCGAACTCCGAGCCGCCTGCATCTGGGCCTACTCGGCTGGGGCCCCGACCATCCTCGTCAGTTTGGCGGCGTCGGCCTGATGCTCAACGCCCCTCGACTCACCATCGAGTCCCACCCCGCCCCCGAATGGTCAGCAACCGGCCCGCTCGCGGATCGCACGCTCGCGTTCGCCGGGAACGTCGTTCGGGTCCTCGAATCCGAGGGGCACTCTCCGGAACCGCTCCGCTTTATCAATCTTGAAGCCCCACCCGAGCACGTCGGCCTGGGGACCGGAACCCAGCTCGGCCTGGCCGTGGCCACCTTGATCTCGGCCTCGCTCGGCGACTCAACTCCGACCCTCGAACGCCTGGCCGCGCTGACCGGCCGCGGACTACGATCGGGCATCGGCCTCCACGGCTTCCAGCAAGGGGGCCTGCTCGTCGACGGGGGCCGAGGCCTCGGCAGCGAAATCCCTCCCTTGTTGACCCGACTCTCGTTCCCCCTCGATTGGAACATCCTCCTCGTCACCCCTCGGATCTCGCAAGGGATTCACGGCGAGGATGAACGACGGGCCTTCGCCCAGCTCCCGCCCATGTCGGGTGGCGACACGGACCGACTCTGCCGCCTCGTCCTCCTCAGCCTCCTGCCCGCCGTCGTTGAGCGAGACCTGCCCACCTTCGGACTCGCCGTCGATGCGATCCAGCGCATCGTCGGCCGAGCCTTCGCCCCCATGCAAGGAGGGGCGACCCTTCGCCCCGAACTCGAACCGATCGCCCAACGACTCCGCTCTCTAGGGTTATCCGGGGTCGGCCAATCCTCCTGGGGGCCCACCCTCTTCGGCTTTTCCGAGGCCGAAGGTCCGCGCCTTGGACAGATCGTCGATGCCATCCAAAGCGAGCATGGGATCGATCGAGCCGACATTCTCTGGACGCAAGCCAGCCAGTCTGGGCATGAACTCTGCCGATGATGCGGGATGTTCAGCGACTAAGTGGCTCATCCGGCAAGTGTCCTGACACCCGGTACGGCGGCGATTCCCGGCGTTCGGCGTGGTTGATGGCGACGACGACGGCCCCAGACGAAGGGGTGACGATGCGCGTTCCAGTACGCTGTCGCTCGTTCGACCGCCTGGCAGATCTCCTCCCAAGTCTCGAACCGGCGGCCCTTCAACGCCAGGCTTCTCAGCACCTTCCACCACGGCTCGATCAGGTTCAGGTACGCCGCGGAGACTGGCTGGAAGACGAACTCCCAGCGGGGATGGGCCAGGCTGAACAGCAGCACGTCGGTGGCGCGGTGGGCGCTCAGGTTGTCGAGGATGGCGTAGACCCGTTCGGCGTCCGCCGGGACCCACGCCTCGACCTGGCCGAGGAACTCGACCCAGTTGCGGGTCGAGCGGCTGTCGTAGGGGCGGGTGAAGGCTTCGCCAGTGGCGGGTCGGAAGGCGCCGAAGACGTAACCCTTGCCGCGGCGGCCGTAGTCGGCCTCCTGCCGAGCGCGGCCGGCGGGCTGGCGGCTGCCCTCGGCCGTCGTCTCGGGCTTGGTTCGCAGGGGGTTCTGTCCCGGGAAGCTTTTGGCGCTCTCCGGCCCCATTTCGTCGAGGCAGACGACCGCCGAATCCGCCGGAGGCTCGCGGTAGAGTCGCTCGATGGCCCCCTTTTTTCGGCGAATTCGGGGTCCACCCGCTCGCCGAACCACGTCTCCTGCTTGCGCCAGCGGAGGCCCTCCTCCGCGAGGATCTCGTCGATCCGACTCCGCTTGATGGCGATGTCCTTCTGCTCGTTGAGGTAGGCCTCCAGGCGGTCGAGCGTCCAGCAGCCGAAGGGCAGGCCCAGGTCCTGGGGGGCGGTCAGCGCGACGGCCAGGACCTCGGCCCGCTGGTCGACGGTATAGGTCGGCGGTCGGCCGGCGCGGGGCCGCTCCTGGAGGCCGGCCATGCCCAGCTCGCTGAAGCGACGGATCCAAGCATAGACGGTCGGCCGCGAGCAGCCGAGGGCCGCAGCGATGGTGGGGGCCGATCGGCCGTAGGCGGCCTCCTGGACGATGCGGGCTCGCTCGACCAGGCGGACCGGGGCGGTGCGCGAGTGGAGCAACTCGGCGATGGCCTGCTGCTCCTCGGACGTCATCGGGCGGAGAAGGACGCGGGCGGCCATGGCGAGGTCTCCTGGGAGATACCTCCATCCACCTGCAAATCACCTGCCGGATGAACCACTAAGTATCCTTCTCTTCTTGATTTACACCCCAGCATTGTCAGTTTTTGCAATTCCGTCGCCGGGGCAGAAGAGGCGTCGTAGGTTCTTTGCTAGAAGAACCTTCTCGCCAAAGATGAGCCGATTCCTCGTATGAATCGTGCTTACTCGTTGGAATCGAAGATGATTCCCGCCCGCAACACTCCATGTGACGTGGGGTGGTCGATCGCGCATCGCAGCCGGCGTGTCTCAGCTCCGGGAGCTGAGACACGCCGGACATTCTCCGAACGCTCGCTCACCGCGGTGATGAGTCTCGGCTGAAAACAATTGCACACATCGTCATATGACGTGCGTTGAGTTAATCGCGATGGTTCCCTCTCCGCCTATCGCACTCGCCCAACATCGTTGAGGAGCCTTTCATGTTCGGTCGCCCTCCCCGTTCGAAGCTCGCCGATGGACTTGCGCAATCCAGGAAGAACGAGCGGTCGCGGAGGCGGCAGCGGACGAATCTGAAATTCGAGCCCCTCGAAAATCGCCAGTTGCTGGCGACCCGAATCTGGGACGGCGGCGGCTCGGACAACCTCTGGACGACCGCCGCCAACTGGTCCACCGACGTCGCGCCCGTGGCCAACGATGACCTGACGTTCCCCACCAGCGGGGTCAGATACAGCCCGGTCAACGACTTCATCGCCACGACGTTCGGGACAATCACGTTCGGCGACTACGGCTACAACGTCACAGGCAACCCGATCAGCCTGACGGGCGGGATCACGTCCACCTACACCGGGGTCGTATCCTCGTCGCTCGACACGGATATCACGCTGCTCTCCAACATCGCCGTGAGCGTCTCCGGTGGTGGTCTTGGGCTGGGCGGGGCGATCAGCGACGGCGCCGATGCGTTCGGCCTGACGAAGACCGGCGCTGGGAGCCTCGGGCTTAACGGCGCCAATACGTACGACGGCACGACGACGATCAGCGCGGGGGCGATCTCGATCTCGAATGATCAGGCCCTGGGGAGCACCGACGGGAACACCGTGATCAACGGTGGCAGTCTCTATGTGCTCGGAGGTTCGCCGCGTACCGTGGCCGAGAACCTCTCGCTCACGGGGGGCGGTTCGGGCGCGTCGGTCCTCGTCGGGATCAACGGTGACTCGACACTCACCGGCAACATCACGATCGCGAGTCATCCCGGCATCAACGCATTGAACGGCACAACGCTGACTCTCAGCGGCGTGATCGATGACAGTTCCGGCACCTCCGCTCTGACGCTGTCGTCCGACTCGACGAGCAAGGTCGTCGTCGGGGGGACCAATCTCTACGACGGCGTCACCAACATCTCGACGGGCCTGGTCAATATCACCGCCGCCGGGTCATTGGGCGACGTCGCGACGTCGAACACAACGACGGTCGCCACGGGGGCCAGCCTGGAGATCTCGGGCGGTATCACGCTGCCGTCAACCAAGTCGATCAGGCTCAATGGCACGCCAATGTCCGGCCTGATGAAGCTGATCAGCAGCTCGGGCGACAACACAATCGCCGGCGGGGTCAGGCTGGGCAACAGCGCGACCGTTGATGTGGTTGCCGATTCGCTCACGTTCTCCGGCGTGATCAGTCAGGATGATCCCTTTAACCTCACCAAATACGGCATCGGCCTCCTCACGCTCGGGGCCGTGAATACTTACACCGGCACAACCACGATCAACGCGGGCACCCTGCTGTTAAACGGCACCGTCGCGGGGCCGGTGGCCGTCGCGGATGGGAAGCTCGCCGGATCGGGGACGATCTCGGGCGCCGGGATCAACACCAGCGGCACGGCCTCCATCGAGCCCGGCCCGATCGGGGGCGAGGGAATCCTCACGTACTCGGGCTCATCGGGCGTCACGCTGGCGTCGGACACCACGCTCACGATCGACCTCAACGGGACGACCGTCGGCACCGGCTACGATCAGATTGCCCTCACAAGCGGATCCGCCCTCTTCAACCCGAACGGCGCGATCCTGGACATCCACCTCGGGTTCATACCAGCTGTTAATCAGAGCTTTCAGATCGTCTCGCAAGCGTATTCTTCAGCGATCACGGGGCGATTCAACGGGATTTCCCAGTTCGGCAGCATCACGGTCGGGGTGGCGACGTTCTCCGTCGGCTACTTCAGCTCGGGCATCATTCTGACCGTCACCGCCGTGACGATGCCGACCTTCACCTGGGACGGCGGCGACGCGGACGACAGCCTCTGGTCGTCTCCAGACAACTGGCTCGGCGACGTGGCTCCGACAGCCGGGGCGAACCTGACCTTTCCGGCCGGCGCGTCAAGGCTCGCGAACGTCAACGACTTCTCAGCGGGGTCAGGCTTCCATTCGATCACCATCGCGGGGGCCGGCTACTCGATCCACGGCAACTCGATCGGCCTGGACGGCGGGATCACGACCAGCTACGCGTCGGGGAACTCGACGTTCGCCATCGAAACCACGCTCCTGGCCAACCTGACCTTCGATCTCGGGTCCGGCGGGACGCTCTCGATTGATAGCGACCTCGGCGATGGTGCCGGGGCGTTCGGCTTCACGAAGTCCGGAGCCGGGACGCTGGTCCTCTCGGGCACGAACACGTTCGATGGTGATGTGACGGTCCAGGGTGGTGGGGCAGTCCAGGTGGAGAGCGACCAGGCCCTCGGCTCAGCTCTTGGCATTACGACCATCGAATTCGCGAATGCCGTCCATTTTGCGGGTTCCGATCTGAATGTGCTCGAGTCGTTCATCATCTCGGGCTCGGGCATCGGCGACTCGGGGGCCTTGTCCGCGAGGAGCGGCTCGGCCATCCTCTACGGCACCGTCGACCTTTCTGCGGGTGCGGCGGTCGGCGCCTTGAGCGACGCGACGCTGACATTCAACGGCGTGATCGACGACAGCATCGGGACCTTCATCTTCGATTTCGCCAATGGTCCGACCGGGCGTACCGTCCTGGGTGGGACCAACCTCTTCGACGGTTCGTCCAGCAGCGTCCTGGGCGGCTTCCTCAGGTTGACAAACGACGATGCGCTCGGCCTCGCCACGGCGCCGAGAACCATCTACCTCGACTCGGGGGCCTCGCTCGAACTCGCGGACGGCGTCACGATCCCGTCGAACAAGGCACTGACCATCAGCGGTCTCCCCGTCTCCAACTTCTCCAAGATCATCAACGTCTCGGGCGACAACACCTACGCCGGCGACATCGGGATCACGGGCGGCAATAACGAGTCCACGGACGTCGCGTCGGGGACCACGTTGACGCTCTCGGGCGAGATCAGCGGCTCGAGAGACATGGACAAGAACGGCCCGGGGACGCTGGTTCTCTCGGGC
It encodes:
- a CDS encoding IS630 family transposase, producing MEVSPRRPRHGRPRPSPPDDVRGAAGHRRVAPLAHRPGPPGRASPHRPGGRLRPIGPHHRCGPRLLAADRLCLDPSLQRAGHGRPPGAAPRRPTADLYRRPAGRGPGRRADRPPGPGPALRLLDARPPGGLPQRAEGHRHQAESDRRDPRGGGPPLAQAGDVVRRAGGPRIRRKKGAIERLYREPPADSAVVCLDEMGPESAKSFPGQNPLRTKPETTAEGSRQPAGRARQEADYGRRGKGYVFGAFRPATGEAFTRPYDSRSTRNWVEFLGQVEAWVPADAERVYAILDNLSAHRATDVLLFSLAHPRWEFVFQPVSAAYLNLIEPWWKVLRSLALKGRRFETWEEICQAVERATAYWNAHRHPFVWGRRRRHQPRRTPGIAAVPGVRTLAG
- a CDS encoding beta-RFAP synthase, which translates into the protein MTGFRIRTPSRLHLGLLGWGPDHPRQFGGVGLMLNAPRLTIESHPAPEWSATGPLADRTLAFAGNVVRVLESEGHSPEPLRFINLEAPPEHVGLGTGTQLGLAVATLISASLGDSTPTLERLAALTGRGLRSGIGLHGFQQGGLLVDGGRGLGSEIPPLLTRLSFPLDWNILLVTPRISQGIHGEDERRAFAQLPPMSGGDTDRLCRLVLLSLLPAVVERDLPTFGLAVDAIQRIVGRAFAPMQGGATLRPELEPIAQRLRSLGLSGVGQSSWGPTLFGFSEAEGPRLGQIVDAIQSEHGIDRADILWTQASQSGHELCR
- a CDS encoding DUF447 family protein, whose product is MILEGIVTTLDLDGTLNIAPMGPQVDASGDMARFTLRPFRSSTTYRNLKASGQGVLHVVDDVLLLARAAIGRALDAPTRPAALVNGRILLDACRYYEFRVTSLDDAEERTTIGAETVESGRLRDPFGLNRAKHAVVEAAILATRIRILPLDTILADLDRLAPLVDKTGGPAELAAFRLLRDHILSAAQASPGQGGAPRS